Within the Halobaculum limi genome, the region CGTCTCGTACTTCTCGATAGCCTCCGCGAGTGCCTCGTCGGCGTCGACGTCGAGCGAATTACACAGCGACAGCAACGAGAACAGGGCGTCCCCGAGTTCGTCCGTCTCGACTGCCAACTTCTCCGGGTGTTCGCCGTACGTGGTCGACTTGGCGGCGTCGCCGGCGATTTCGCCCACCTCGCTCGCCAGGTCGAGCGCCTGATACGCCGGTCGACCCTCGAACCCGTGACGGTCGAAGAAGGCGGCGACGCGGTCTTGTGCGTCCATAGCGACGACACCGCGCGGAGCGGCAAAAGCGGTCGTGGTCGGATCGCCTACCCGCGAAGCCGTCTGAGCAGTCCAGAGAGGAATCCGCCCGAGCGCCGGTCGGGCAGGTCGTCCCACAGCGCGAACGCGGCGACGACGTCGGCCTCCCGGCTGGCAACGGCGTCCTCCTCGTCGGGCGCGACGACGCCGAGATTGATCTCGTAGTGGCCGTAGTAGCCGAGTTTCAGGAGTTGGCGCTCGCGGAAGTTGACGACGAACTCCCGTACGTCGTTGGGGATAGTCGGTGCGACCAGCACGAACGAGAAGTCCGTCCCGAAGTGTTCTTCGTGGCCGTCGACGCGGTCGTCCGCGAGTGCGTGGCCCAGTTCCACGAGGCGTTCGAGGTCGCGCACGCTGACCGAGTCGACGCGGCGAGCGAACAGGTGCTCGTCGCTGTGGTGGTTGGCGTAGTCGAGCGACGGGTGGAAGAACTCCTTTTGCGACCGAATCCGCATCGTGCCGTAGAGGTCGAACGGCTCACCCCGTGCGCGATAATCGCGCTTCAGGTCGTAGTTGAACATCAGCCGGTCGCTCACGCGGTCGAGGTACTCGTCGTCCCAGACGGGGACGTTCTCGTAGGCGTCGCCGTCGAGGATGCGCCCCTCGGCGTCGGTTCGGTACTCCTCGTCGTCGCCGGCGGCCGCTGGCGTCACGCCGCCGCCGACGCTGTCGTCCGAAGACGACTCGCCGCCGTGCTCCTCCTCGCTCATCTCACGCCTCCGGGTCGTACGCGTGCACGTCGTCGACGGCGGGTGCACCGACAGCGAGCGTCGTCACCGCGCCGTCGGCATCCTCGGGGTTGTGTGCGCGCTGGGGGCTGTCGGGTTCGACCGCGAACAGCGAGCCCTCCGGCACCTCGAACGTGCCCTCGGGCGTCTCAACGTGTAGCGTTCCCTCGACGACGTAGAACAGTTCTTCCTGGTCGTCGTGGTAGTGGTACGCCAACGGGATATCCTCACCCGGTTCCGCGCGGAACCAGTTGGCCGCCATCTCCTCGAAGCCCGCGGCCTCGCTGACGCGCCGCAGGTCACACGGGCGGTCCGGCACCGACTCTAACTCGTCGGGGGTCACGACGTGGTATCCCATACCTCGCGCGTGGTGGACCGATGTGAAAAGCCCGTCGTCCGCTCTGGACGCCCGCCTCACTTCCGTAAGTGTCGTATTCGAGGCCGAGACGGGTCGAGAGACCAGGGATTTATCATCGTCGTCCACGAGAGTACTGACAGTACCTATGGGATTCGGCGAACAGGAGGCGTGCGGACGATGTTCGATGACGACGGTCGTCGACGCGACCGAAGACGAATCGGACGCCGACCGTGACCCGTTCGGCGACGAGCGAATCGAACTCGACGACGACACCCTCCGTCGCGTCTCGCCGGGCGCGTGGCTCGGGGCGGCCGTCTCGAAACTCGACGACCTCGCGACGAATCTCACCTACGGACGACGCTGAACTTTCACACTCCTGCCGCGTCGATTTGTCCTGTCGCGGACGACGGAGAGACGTTTATCACTGTCCACCTCGTACGCCGGCCGTAATCCCAATGGAAGAGAGCATCTCCGGGTTCAAGGTCCGTGGCGAGTGGGGCGACGCCGTCGAACACGGCGAACGCATCACTCGGGCCCTCCACGAAGCCGGCGCTCCGGAGGGCCACCGTGACGCCTTCGAGGCGTGGGACGAGTGGCGACCGAAGGCGCACGAACGACTCAACAAAGACGTCAGCGAGAAGACCGCGGCACAGGCCAGCGTCGCCGAGGGGAGGGGCGAGCGAGAAGGGAAAACACCCGAGGAGGACCTCCAGACCGCGGGTGAGAAACTCTCCGAGTCGTACGAGCGCGTCGAGAACGGCGATAACGACGGCGCGCTCGACTCCTGGCGCGACTCCATCGGCCACGTCGCACGGGCGGCCGACTCCGCGGGACGCAAGGCGATGCGGAAGTTCGAGAACACCGTCTACCAGCGCGTGATGACGCAACTCGCGCCGTACTACTTCGACAACGAACTCGTCTCCGCGAACATCCAGAAGTCGACGCGGGGCGACGCTGGGCCGGAGTTCGTCTTCGAGGTGAACGTCAACGACGACGACCTGAAGGGAGCGGTCTCGGAGCGACTCTCGACGTACGAAGACGACGTCGACCGCTGGCACGTCGACACGCCGAAGGTGGTCGAGTCGGCGGAGGCCGCCGAAGGGGCCGAGCCACCGCCAGACACGGTCGAAGACGGAACAGATGGGGAGTCGACCCCGACGACGAACTGAGGCCGTTCGTCGGCCGTGTCGGTCGGCGTCGGGGTCGAAGATTCCTACGACGAACTGAGGTCGTCTCTCGGCCGAGTCGGTCGGCGCTCGTTTACGTCGCCTCGACCGGTTCTTTCAACTCTACCCGATAGCCGAACGGGTCGCGGACGTACACTGCCCCGGCCTCTCCGGTCGCACCGAGAGGGCTGTCGAGTTCTTGTTCCACGTCGATTCCGGCGGCCGCGAGCGTTTCCTTCACCGATTCGACGTCCTCCTCGACGACGAGTGCGACGTGGTCGTAGTTCGTCGCCTCCGGCGAGTCGAACTCGTCGGTCGGCCACAGGTGGATGACGTGCGCGGGTGCGAGTCGGACGTCGAAGAACGGCTTCTCGCCCGCCTCGAAGCGGTCGACGCCCTCCAACTCGAAGCCGAGTGCGTCGGCGTAGAAGGTGCGGGCGTCGGCGAGGCCGTCGGCAGGGATACGGAGGTTCACGTGGTCGATAGAGCGGACGTTCACAGCGTATCGTGGTGTCGCGGAGGCAAGAAAGATAACGGCGGCCCACGGACGACCCGCTATGAGCCCGCTCGAAGTCGACGCCGGCGAACTCACCGCCGAGGAGATCATCGAGGCCATACGCGAGGGCCGTCGTGTCGTCGTGACCGCCGACCTGTTCGGGAGCGAGCGGCGACTCACCCTCCGCCACGACGGCGAGACGTTCTACTGCGACACGCCGACGCGCCTGCACAAACACCAAGAGGAGGCGGAGATGCTCGCGTGCATCGAGAAGATGGGCTACGCGCGGACGCCCGACGCCGTCGAGTCGGATACAGAAGACTGACTGCGACCCTCTGATCGGAACGCAGACGACTGGGAGCCTCAGACAGCCGTCCCGGTCGCCGCGACCGCCGGGCTTTATTCGCGGCGACCGCGTCTGGTAGCGGTATGAGCGACACGCCGGATATGGAGGACCTCATCGACTCGCAGGACCCCAGTTTCGGGCACGTGATGGCGTGCGTCTTCGGCATCCAAGAACACGAGAGCCGGACGTATCTCCGTCTACTGGAGAACCCCGGCAGCACCGTGGAAGAACTCGCAGACGTCCTCGACCGCGACCGCTCGAACGTGAATCGGTCGCTGACGACGCTGTTGGAGAAGGGACTCGCAGCGCGCGAGCGCCGCCTGCTCGACCCCGGCGGCTACGTGTATCAGTACACGGCGACGCCGTTACCGGAGGCGAAGGAACTCCTCCACGAGTCGCTCGATGAGTGGGCCGAGACGGTCCACGGCGTCATCGAGGAGTTCGGCGACGAGGAGTAGGCGACCCCGGCCCAGGTCGTCGTCGGCCGCCGTCGCGCACCGCTCACGGGTCACTCCGCTCCCCGTTCGCGTTCTCGCGGTCTCGCTCGCTCGACCGTGCTGGCACTACCCGCCACGAACGGCCGACTTTTAGGTGGTGAGACCAACCCACTCGCTATGAGCCTCGCCCTCGATGCGCCCACGCAGGAGGCACCCACCGTCGCCGACGACGGCGTCTGGCTGGAGTGTATCGCCTGCGGCGCGCAGTTCGCGCCGTTCGACGACGTTCGATTCACCTGTGACGACTGCGACGGACTGCTGGAAGTCCGCTACGCCGACCCGCCCACGTTCGACGACTTCGCCGGCGAAGGAGTCTGGCGGTACTCGGCCGCCCTCCCGTTCGAGGAGGGCGTTTCGCTTCCCGAGGGGCACACGCCGCTCCACGAGGTGCCGCGCCTCCGCGAGGACATCGGCGTCAATCGTCTCCGGATCAAACACGAGGGGATGAACCCGACGGGGTCGTTCAAGGATCGCGGAATGACCGTCGGCGTCCGCGTCGCGAAGGAACTCGGCGTCGGCCGCCTCGCGTGCGCCTCGACGGGCAACACCTCTGCCGCCCTCGCCGCCTACGGCGCACGCGGCGGGATGGAGACGCTCGTCCTCCTCCCCGCCGGGAAAGTCGCCGCCGGGAAGGTCGCACAGGCGAGCCTCCACGACGCCCGGATTCTGGAGGTCGACGGCAACTTCGACGACTGCCTCGACATCGTGCAGGATCTGGCCAACCGCGGCGAGGTGTACCTCCTCAACTCCCTCAATCCGTTCCGCTTGGAGGGGCAGAAGACCATCGGCTTCGAGATTCTCGAGGAGTTCCGTGACGACTACGGCCGCTTCCCCGACCGCATCGTCCTGCCCGTCGGCAACGCGGGCAACACCTCCGCGCTGTTCAAGGCGTTCCGCGAACTCGTCGCCGCCGGCGCGATGGACCCCGACGACGTGCCCGCGCTGACCGGCGTGCAGGCCGCCGGTGCCGCACCGATGGTCGAGGCAATCGAGGAGGGCAACGACGAAGTACGACGCTGGGACTCAGTCGAGACGCGCGCGACCGCCATCCGCATCGGCAACCCAGTGAACGCGCCGAAGGCGCTCCCGGGCATCCGCCAGACCGGCGGCACCGCCGTCGCCGTCGACGACGACGCCATCACCGAGGCGCAACGCGACCTGGCACGCGAGGGCGTCGGCGTCGAACCCGCCTCCGCGGCGTCGGTCGCCGGTCTGCGGAAACTGCGCGAACAGGGCGTCGTCGACGCCGACGAGGACGTGGTGTGTCTCACGACCGGCCACCTGCTGAAAGACCCCGACGCCGCCTACGAGGCCGGCGGCGACCCCGAGCCCGTGGCGAACTCGACGGATGCGGTGCTGAAGCACATCGGCGCAGAGTGAGCCGTCGCTGTAGGTGACGCAAGCGCACCCCCGGTCGACCGAACGCTTCACGTAGCGCTGTCGAGTGGTCGGCGTCGTGTCCGACCGCACCGACCGACTGCTCGCCCTCCACGTCGTGTTGCTCGCGCTGTTGACCGTCTCACAGACGACCACCGTCCCGCGGAATCAACTCCTAGGAACGATCGGAGTGACTGCCGGAGCCATCGCTATCGTGTACGCGGTCGTCGAGTTGGTTCGCGCGTCCTGATGGCGCTACGCTTCTGTCTCAGAAGCCGGACCCGATCTGTAGCGACGCGACCCGGACGTACACCGAGCGCGACAACGAGTGAGAAAACGGGCGAGCGGCTGTGAAACGTCCTCAGCGGCCGTTTTCGGCGTCGTCGAGAACGATCCGAGTGACCGAGATGATCCGTGAGTCGTCGAGGAGTCGGTCGACCGCCTCGTCGGGGACCGGGTCGTCGAGGTTGTAGACGGTAAGCGCCTCGCCGCCGATGGTCTCGCGGCCGTTGAACATCCCCGCGATGTTCACGTCGGTGTCGCCGAGGACGCTCCCGATGAGGCCGATGACGCCGGGTTCGTCGCGGTTACGAGCGACGAGCATCTGCCCGTACGGGCGGGCGTCGACGCGGTAGCCGTCGATGCGGACGATACGCGGGTCGTCGCCCGCGAACAGCGTTCCGCAGACGGACATCTCCGTGTCGCCGTCTTTCACCGTCACCGTGACCAGACTCTGGAAGTCTTCGGCCTGCCGGGTCTTGCTCTCGGTCACCTCGATGCCGCGGTCTTTCGCCAGTTGCGGGGCGTTGACCGCGTTCACCTCGTACTCCAGCGGCGAGAACACGCCTTTGAGTGCGCTGGCGGTGACCAGGTCGACCTTCTCGGCGGCGATGTCGCCCTCGTAGTGGACTTCGACGCCGGAGATACGCTCACCGAGCAACTGGGCGGCGATTTTCCCGGCGGTCTCTGCCACGTCGAGGTACGGTTCGATGCGCGGGAACGCCGACTCGTCGACCGAGGGAGCGTTCAGGGCATTGACCACGGGGTCGTCCTCGAACGCCGCGAGCACCTGTTTCGCGGTGTCGACGGCGACGTTCTCTTGGGCCGCCTCGGTGCTGGCACCGAGGTGGGGCGTCGTGATGACCTCGTCGACGTCGAGCAACGGCGAGTCCGCGGGGAGCGGTTCCTCCGCGAACACGTCCAGCGCCGCACCGGGGACCGGGCCGTTCTCGACGGCCTCGGCAAGTGCCGCCTCGTCGACGATGCCGCCGCGCGCGCAGTTGATAAGGTACGCGTCGCCCATCGTCTCCAGTTCCTCCGTGCCGATCATCCCCTCCGTCTCGGGGAGCAGCGGCGTGTGGATGGTGACGAAGTCCGCGCGGGCGAGACAGTCGTCGAGGTCGTCGACGAGTTCCGCGCCGAACTGCGCGGCGCGTTCCTCGTTGATGTAGGGGTCGTAGACGACCAGATCCATCCCCAGCGAGTCGAGCCGCTTGGCGACTTCTTGGCCGACGCGCCCCAGGCCGACGATGCCGAGCGTCTTGTTGTTCACCTCGCGCCCGAGGTAGTCGCCCTTCGCCCACTCGCCGTCCTTCAGGCGGCCGTGCGCCTGTGGGATGGAGCGGGCAGCGGCGAACGTCATCGCGACGGTGTGTTCGGCGGCCGCGCGGACGTTCCCCTCGGGTGCGTTGGCGACGACGACGCCGTGGTCGGTCGCCGCCTCAATGTCGATGTTGTCGACGCCGATGCCGGCGCGGCCGACGATGACCAGTTCGGGGGCCGCCTCGAACACCTCGGCGGTCACCTCCGTCCCCGACCGGACGACGAGCGCGTTCGCGTCCGCGACCGCCTCCAGCAGGGCGTCGCCCTCCAGATCGTAGCCCGTGACGACCTCGTGGCCGGCGTCTCGCAGCGTTTCGATCCCCGCGTCTGCGATGGGGTCCGTGACGAGTACCTTCATAGGCGGTCGGAATAACGGCGCGTGGGTAAGGCTTTCCACGTCGGCGTAACTCGCCCGACAGAGTGATCCACAAATTCGGATCGTCAACCCCCTCGTTTCGGGTGGAGATATCATAGTTATGGGGAAGAGACAAGTTGGCACACCAACGCGGTCCCCGCCGGAGGAATCGCCCGAGTCGGGGAGTTGAAGCCGCGCGGGACGAAGGGTGAGCTATGACACGACTCGTTGCGTTCGACTTCGACGGGACGCTCTCGGACTCGGAGATGACGGTCTTGCTCGGCGAGCGATGTGGCGTCGCCGACGAGATGGCCGATATCACCGAGCGAGCGATGAACGACGAACTCAGTTACGCCGAGAGCCTGCGCAAGCGGGCGAGCCTCCTCGAACATCTCGAAACGGAGGAGGCGGAGGTGGCGTTCGATCAGGTAGAACTACGCGAGGGCGCGGCGGGCGTCATCGAGCGTCTGCGCGACCGCGGTCACTACGTCGCCATCTTCACCGGCGGCTTCGAACGCGGCGTCGCGAGCGCTCTCGACCGCGCGGGCGTCGAAGTGGACGAGATCGTCGCCAACCGCCTGCCCGTCAAGGGTGGTCGCCTCACGGGCGAGGTGGAGGGACCGCTCATCGAGGGGACGAAAGACGAACAGTTGGAGCGCGTCGCGGGCGAACGGGACACCCCGATGACGCGGACCGTCGCCGTCGGCGACGGCGCGAACGACCTCCCGATGCTGGAGGTGGCGGGCCTCGCCGTCGGCTACGAGCCGAAACCGGCGGTCGAACCCGCGTGTGACGTGGTCGTGGAGTCGATGTTCGAACTCGCGGACCTGTTCGAGAACGAGGGCATCCTCGTGCCGGACGTACAGCACGAACGGTAACTGGCCGACTGCGGCGGAGCCGCCACCCCCGCGACCGATCGCTCGTCGCCGGAACCGTCGTGTGGGTTCATTCCGATGGCGCGAGATGTAGTAGCTATGCTCAGAACCATCCTCACCGCGGTCTGTACGCTCGAAGTCGTCGCCCCGAAGACACTCGTCGCCGCCGCCGAACGACTCGCACTCGACAACCCCGAGGAGTGCGACTGGCGGTCGTGGGTGCTTCCGGGTGCGCGACTCGAAGGGCTACTCATCCTCTGGTCGATGTGGCGAAGCGACGCGTCGTACGCGTCGTTCAAGCGCTTCCTCGGGGTCATCGGCGTCCTCGCGCTGCTGTACCCGCGTGCGTACGTCGACTACGGATCGTCGCTCGCGTACACCAGTGACTCTACCCCCGAGTGGAAGCCGTGGGTGTACACGGGAACGCGAATCGTCGGCCTCCTCTACGTCCTGATCGCAGTTGGAGAACTCCGCCGCGGATCGTAGTCTGAATGGGAAGCGTCGGCACGCTCCGATGGATTCACGCGAGCGCCGGTCCAAGCGCGGGCAATGAGTACGCCCGCTGAGGTCGACGCAGACGACCTCCGCTACGCCGACCCGGACAACCCGTATCTGGTCGACCCGGACACCGAGTTCACGCCGGTCAAGGACTTCGACGCGGACGCCGCCGCAGACGAGGCCGACCTGCTCCGCGCGGCCATCCGTGAACACGACCACCGCTACTACGCCCGGAGCGACCCGCTCATCGCCGACCGGACGTACGACGCGCTGTTCGCGCGGTTAGAAGAACTGGAGGACGCGTTCGACCTCGCCGCCGACGACTCTCCGACGCGTCGCGTCGGCGGCGGCACCCTCGACGAACTCGGGACGGTCGAACACGCCGCGCCGATGCTCTCTATCGATCAGTCGGGCGAGGCCGAAGACGTCCGCGAGTTCGACCGGCGCGTACGGCGGGAACTCGCCCGAGGTGGAGACGGTGAGTCCGCCGAGGTGGTCGACGATGTCGACTACTCCTGTGAGCCGAAGTTCGACGGCCTCTCGGTGGAAGTCGTCTACGAGGACGGCCGCTACGTGCAGGCGGCCACCCGTGGCGACGGCCGCACGGGCGACGACGTGACCGAGCAAGTGCGCACCATCTCCTCGGTCCCGGAGCGACTCGCCGGCGACCCGCCGGCGACGCTGGCGGTGCGCGGAGAGGTGTTCATCCCACGCGACGCGTTTCAGGAACACAACCGTGAGCGCGTCGAGGAGGGCAAGGAGCCGTTCGCAAACCCCCGCAACGCCGCCGCCGGGACGCTGCGGCAACTCGACCTCGACGCGGTCGCCGACCGACCGCTGGACTGCTTCTTCTACGACGTCCTCGGATGGGACGCGGATGCGGGCGGTCCGGACCACCCCGACACCCACCTCGCGGAACTCGACGCCCTGCGCTCGTTCGGCCTGCACGTCAACGACCGGGCGGAACTGGCCGCCGACATCGAGGCGGCCATCGACTACCGCGACCGCCTGCTGGCCGAGCGTGAGGACCTCAACTACGAGATAGATGGCACCGTGATCAAGGTGAACGACCGTGCGGCCTGCGAGCGATTGGGGACGAAATCCCGCTCGTATCGCTGGGCATTCGCGTACAAGTTCCCCGCCCGCCACGAGGTGACAACGGTGGAGGATATCGTCGTGCAGGTCGGGCGAACGGGCCGGTTGACCCCCGTAGCCCTGCTGGACCCAGTCGACGTGGGCGGCGTCACCGTCTCGCGGGCGACGCTGCACAACCCCGACGAGATAGCCTCACTCGGCGTCAACGTCGGCGACGAGGTGCGGGTGAAGCGCGCGGGCGACGTGATTCCACAGGTCGCCGAGGTGGTCGAATCCCACAGCGACACGGCCTACGAGTTCCCCGGCGAGTGTCCCGTCTGCGGGAGCGAAGTGGAGCGCGACGGCCCCCTCGCGTTCTGCCCGAACGGCCTCGCGTGTCCCGCGCAGGCGGAACGCGCGGTCGTCCACTACGCCAGCCGAGGCGGTCTCGACATCGAAGGACTCGGTGAGGAGTCCGTCGAGCAACTGCGCGAGGCGGGGCTGGTTGAGACGCTCCCGGACCTGTACCGACTGTCCGACCGCCGCGAGGAACTGGCGGAGTTGGAGGGGTGGGGTGAGACGAGTGCAGGCAACCTGATTCGAGAGATTGAATCGAGTACGGAGCCCGAACTGGCCGAGTTCCTCGCCGCACTCGGCATCCACGAGGTCGGCGCGGCGACCGCGCGGAACCTCGCGCGCCACTTCGGCACGTTCGACGCGGTGCGGAACGCCAGCGAGTCCGAACTGGTGGAGGTGGACGACATCGGCGAGACGGTCGCGCGCACCGTCCGCGACTTTTTCGAGACCGAACAGAACGCCCGCGTCATCGACGACCTCCTGCAGTACGTCGACCCACAGGCCGACGAGACCGACACCGGCGACGCCCTCGACGGGCTAACCTTCGTGTTCACGGGGTCGCTCTCTACGTCGAGAAGCGTCGCGCAAGACCTCGTAGAAACGCACGGCGCGAACGCCACGTCGTCCGTCTCCGGCAACACCGACTACCTCGTCGTCGGCGACTCGCCGGGGACGAGCAAGCGCGAGGACGCCGACGCGAACGACGTGCCGGAACTGGACGAGGCGGCGTTCGCGGGGTTGCTGGCCGAGCGCGGTATCGACTGGCCGCCCGAAGCCGAGGAGTGAGAAGGAGACGACAGCGCGGCGAGCGAGTTTACAGGTCGGCCGCCTCGAACCGCCACAGCCCCAGCAGCGGCGGGACGAGCATCCACGCGACGAGCATCGCCATCGCGGCGATCTCCATATCGAGCGCGTAGCGCCCGGCGGCCTCCGTCCCGGCCTGTCCCGCGGCGAAGAGGTAGCCGCCGACGAACTCGCCGGCGACGATCTTGAACGAGCCAGTCGGGTTGACCAAGCGGAGCACTTGGAGCAGTTCCCCGCCCGAGATGGGGAGCCAACTTGGGCCGCCGCCCGTGCCGAGATACAGGCGAAGCGGGAACTGGATTGCCCCCCACAGCGGAACGAACAGGAAGTACAGGCCGACCGCACCGCCGATGGCGAGGCGGTTCGACGACACCGCCGACGAGAAGCCGACGGCGATTGCGACGAACGCCGACGACAGCAGCAGCGTCAGCAGGATGTACCCGAAGTACGTCCCCACCTGTAGCGATAGCGGGCCGATGGCGGCGACGACGGCCGGGAGGACGAACCCCGCAGACACCGGCACCGCGATAGCGCCCGACCGGCCGAGCACTTTCCCGAACACCACGTCGGCGCGGGAGTGTGGTAGCGCGAGCAGGAGTTTCAGCGATCCCGATTCACGCTCGCCGACGACCGCGTTGTACGAGACGACCAACGCGATGAGCGGGATGAGTGTCGTGACGAGGGCGTCGCGGATGAACACCGACCCGAGGAGCGAACTCGTCGTCAGCGTCTGCCCCTGTCCGGGGCGGACGAGGTAGACGACGGCCGAGACGAGGAGGACGAAAAACGCCGTCAGCGCCAGCAGCCACCGCGAGCGGACGGCGTCCTGGAAATCCTTGCGGGCGACGGCTTCGAGGCTCATTCGCTCACCTCGGCGTTGACGGCGTCGTGGGCGGACGCTCCCGCCTCGCCGTCCTCGGCGTACGTGAGGAACAGGTCTTCGAGACTCGCCTCCTGCGTGGAGAAGTCTTTCACCGTGACGCCGGCGTCTTCGAGGGCGCCGATGACCTGTGTCTTGGCGTCGTCCGAACAGGAGACGGTGACGGTGCCACCGTCCGTCGCCGCCGAGGAGACGCCGGAGAGTGCTCGGACAGCCTCCAAGTCCTCTTCGCTGGCGGCGTCGACGGTGACGACGAGTTGCGCCTCGCCGCCGACGGCCTCGCGAAGCCCCTGGATGGAGTCTTCGGCGACGAGTTCGCCCTCGCGCATGATGCCGACGCGGTCACACACCGCCTCGACCTGCCCAAGGACGTGACTGGAGAAGAACACCGTCGCGCCGCGGTCAGCCTCGCCGCGCACGATTTCGCGCATCTCTTTCGCGCCGGCGGGGTCGAGTCCCGAGGAGGGTTCGTCGAGGACGAGCAAGTCGGGGTCGCCCACGAGCGCCATTCCCAACACGAGTCGCTGGCGCATCCCCTTCGAGTAGCCACCTGCACGGCGGTCGGCGGCGTCGGCGATACCGACCCGTTCCAACATCGCGTCGGGGTCGCCCTCGACGTCCTTCGACCGCATCGCGAACTCAATGTGCTTGCGGCCGGTGAGTCGGTCGTACACGTCGTACCCCTCGGGAAGGACACCCGTGTGACGGCGCACCTCGACGGACTCCGCCTGTGCGTCCCGCGAGAGCACGCGCACGGTGCCACTCGTCGGACGGACGAAGTCGAGGAGCATATTGATCGTCGTCGACTTGCCCGCGCCGTTGGGGCCAAGGAAGCCGAACACCTCGCCCTCTTCGACTGTCAAGTCGAGGTCGCGGACGGCGGTGACGTCGCCGTATCGCTTCGTGACGCCCTCCAACTCGATGGCGGCCATATACGGCCCGATACCGCCGGTCCCCGCTTTAGACTTTGGGAGTCTCGCCCGACGACGGCGAACGTTGCCGTGACTGTCGTGCATAACCGTGTTCCAGAATATGACTTCGATACATGAGCGACGACGACACCCCGCAGTCGTCACGGGGGGGCGACCGCGGTCGAGGCGGCGAGTGGGGAGCGCGAACGCGGGCGCTCCACTCGGGGTGGGCCGGCGACCCGGCGACGGGTGCGCGGGCACCGCCGATCTATCAGACGACCTCGTACGCGTTCCCCGATGCCGACACGGCTGCCGATCTGTACGCCCTCGACCGCGAGGGCGACGTGTACAGTCGCATCTCCAACCCGACGACCAGAGTGTTGGAGAAGCGCCTCGCCGACCTGGAGGGCGGCGTCGACGCGGTCGCGACCGCCTCGGGGATGGCCGCCCTCGACACCGCGACGAGTCTGCTCGCGAGTGCGGGCGAGAACGTCGTCGCCAGCGCCGAGATGTACGGGGGGACGAGCACGTATCTCGCGCGGATGGCTTCCCGGCGCGGCGTGGACCTGCGGACCGTCGAGACGACCGACTACGCCGCGTACGAGGAGGCGGTCGACGACGACACCGCCTACGTCCACGTCGAGACGCTGGCGAACCCGTCGCTCGTGACGCCCGACCTCGAACGGGTCGCCGCCATCGCCCACGACCACGCGGTTCCGCTCGTCGTCGACAACACCTTCGCGACGCCGGCGCTGTGCAATCCGATCG harbors:
- a CDS encoding MazG-like family protein; amino-acid sequence: MDAQDRVAAFFDRHGFEGRPAYQALDLASEVGEIAGDAAKSTTYGEHPEKLAVETDELGDALFSLLSLCNSLDVDADEALAEAIEKYETRIAERSDPGSDPDSDA
- a CDS encoding cupin domain-containing protein codes for the protein MGYHVVTPDELESVPDRPCDLRRVSEAAGFEEMAANWFRAEPGEDIPLAYHYHDDQEELFYVVEGTLHVETPEGTFEVPEGSLFAVEPDSPQRAHNPEDADGAVTTLAVGAPAVDDVHAYDPEA
- a CDS encoding DUF5828 family protein, producing MEESISGFKVRGEWGDAVEHGERITRALHEAGAPEGHRDAFEAWDEWRPKAHERLNKDVSEKTAAQASVAEGRGEREGKTPEEDLQTAGEKLSESYERVENGDNDGALDSWRDSIGHVARAADSAGRKAMRKFENTVYQRVMTQLAPYYFDNELVSANIQKSTRGDAGPEFVFEVNVNDDDLKGAVSERLSTYEDDVDRWHVDTPKVVESAEAAEGAEPPPDTVEDGTDGESTPTTN
- a CDS encoding VOC family protein; amino-acid sequence: MNVRSIDHVNLRIPADGLADARTFYADALGFELEGVDRFEAGEKPFFDVRLAPAHVIHLWPTDEFDSPEATNYDHVALVVEEDVESVKETLAAAGIDVEQELDSPLGATGEAGAVYVRDPFGYRVELKEPVEAT
- a CDS encoding helix-turn-helix domain-containing protein, which produces MSDTPDMEDLIDSQDPSFGHVMACVFGIQEHESRTYLRLLENPGSTVEELADVLDRDRSNVNRSLTTLLEKGLAARERRLLDPGGYVYQYTATPLPEAKELLHESLDEWAETVHGVIEEFGDEE
- the thrC gene encoding threonine synthase translates to MSLALDAPTQEAPTVADDGVWLECIACGAQFAPFDDVRFTCDDCDGLLEVRYADPPTFDDFAGEGVWRYSAALPFEEGVSLPEGHTPLHEVPRLREDIGVNRLRIKHEGMNPTGSFKDRGMTVGVRVAKELGVGRLACASTGNTSAALAAYGARGGMETLVLLPAGKVAAGKVAQASLHDARILEVDGNFDDCLDIVQDLANRGEVYLLNSLNPFRLEGQKTIGFEILEEFRDDYGRFPDRIVLPVGNAGNTSALFKAFRELVAAGAMDPDDVPALTGVQAAGAAPMVEAIEEGNDEVRRWDSVETRATAIRIGNPVNAPKALPGIRQTGGTAVAVDDDAITEAQRDLAREGVGVEPASAASVAGLRKLREQGVVDADEDVVCLTTGHLLKDPDAAYEAGGDPEPVANSTDAVLKHIGAE
- the serA gene encoding phosphoglycerate dehydrogenase, coding for MKVLVTDPIADAGIETLRDAGHEVVTGYDLEGDALLEAVADANALVVRSGTEVTAEVFEAAPELVIVGRAGIGVDNIDIEAATDHGVVVANAPEGNVRAAAEHTVAMTFAAARSIPQAHGRLKDGEWAKGDYLGREVNNKTLGIVGLGRVGQEVAKRLDSLGMDLVVYDPYINEERAAQFGAELVDDLDDCLARADFVTIHTPLLPETEGMIGTEELETMGDAYLINCARGGIVDEAALAEAVENGPVPGAALDVFAEEPLPADSPLLDVDEVITTPHLGASTEAAQENVAVDTAKQVLAAFEDDPVVNALNAPSVDESAFPRIEPYLDVAETAGKIAAQLLGERISGVEVHYEGDIAAEKVDLVTASALKGVFSPLEYEVNAVNAPQLAKDRGIEVTESKTRQAEDFQSLVTVTVKDGDTEMSVCGTLFAGDDPRIVRIDGYRVDARPYGQMLVARNRDEPGVIGLIGSVLGDTDVNIAGMFNGRETIGGEALTVYNLDDPVPDEAVDRLLDDSRIISVTRIVLDDAENGR
- the serB gene encoding phosphoserine phosphatase SerB; protein product: MTRLVAFDFDGTLSDSEMTVLLGERCGVADEMADITERAMNDELSYAESLRKRASLLEHLETEEAEVAFDQVELREGAAGVIERLRDRGHYVAIFTGGFERGVASALDRAGVEVDEIVANRLPVKGGRLTGEVEGPLIEGTKDEQLERVAGERDTPMTRTVAVGDGANDLPMLEVAGLAVGYEPKPAVEPACDVVVESMFELADLFENEGILVPDVQHER